Proteins from a single region of Methanoculleus taiwanensis:
- a CDS encoding 4Fe-4S binding protein, with translation MALNVGCAARPGLARRNKTGSWRVFKPVFESEQCTKCGMCALVCPEGCVLETEGGEFVPDYEYCKGCGICAEICPKKAIRMEQEEK, from the coding sequence ATGGCGCTGAACGTTGGCTGTGCCGCACGCCCCGGCCTGGCACGGAGGAACAAGACCGGTTCGTGGCGTGTCTTCAAACCGGTCTTCGAGTCCGAGCAGTGCACGAAGTGCGGGATGTGCGCACTCGTCTGTCCCGAAGGCTGTGTCCTCGAGACCGAAGGAGGGGAGTTCGTGCCCGATTACGAGTACTGTAAGGGCTGCGGCATCTGTGCGGAGATATGCCCGAAGAAAGCGATCAGAATGGAACAGGAGGAGAAGTAA
- a CDS encoding beta-ribofuranosylaminobenzene 5'-phosphate synthase, with the protein MKAPAPIDISEKIQRIEDEIGHLAPLQKVLLGTDGSVTSLLEMATGHPVEIVTLIQEVAPAAPETAAELGIEPGEAVNYRVVELKDGLTGDTLIYAVSFTPLRRLAPGFRDDLLRADIPIGRILRKHRIESRREITDARTIPADPQLGRTFNIHLQQALLSRKYRIIHNRQPLIAIEEIFPSTAFSEGKRVLVNAPSRIHITLLDMNGSLGRVDGGIGIALDHPATILDARGSSELAVYGGDDDTRHRVGEAARATRGHFSLPGGAEITVHDTARQHVGLGSGTALALGAGTALCRLYDREAAARDLAKVVGRGGTSGIGTAVFEQGGFVLDGGHRFGQPGGKVDFRPSAASRGVEPPPVIARHPFPEDWQILLVTPNGGAGVHGTTELDLFRTHCPVPLGEVRELCHEVLMRLIPGLIEHDLDAFGTAVNRIQHLGFKKVELTVQPPVVPSLLEALTDAGAAGAGLSSFGPTVYAIGDSGMDDVIRAARDVLGDPGGSIVLTKARNTGADVTVI; encoded by the coding sequence ATGAAAGCACCGGCACCGATCGATATTTCAGAGAAGATCCAGAGGATCGAAGACGAGATCGGGCACCTCGCGCCGCTCCAGAAGGTGCTGCTCGGCACCGATGGTTCGGTGACGAGCCTGCTCGAGATGGCGACCGGCCACCCCGTCGAGATCGTCACCCTGATACAGGAAGTGGCGCCGGCAGCCCCGGAGACCGCCGCGGAACTCGGGATCGAACCGGGCGAAGCCGTCAACTACCGGGTGGTGGAACTGAAAGACGGTCTGACCGGAGATACCCTCATCTACGCCGTCTCCTTCACGCCGCTCCGGCGTCTCGCACCCGGCTTCAGAGACGATCTCCTCAGGGCGGATATCCCCATCGGCAGGATCTTACGAAAGCACCGGATCGAGTCGCGGCGGGAGATCACCGACGCCCGTACCATCCCCGCCGACCCGCAGCTCGGCAGGACGTTCAACATTCATCTGCAACAGGCGCTGCTGTCGCGGAAGTACCGCATCATTCACAACCGTCAGCCGCTGATCGCCATCGAGGAGATATTCCCCTCCACCGCCTTTTCCGAGGGGAAGCGGGTGTTGGTGAACGCACCGTCCCGCATTCATATCACCCTGCTCGACATGAACGGCAGCCTTGGAAGGGTGGACGGGGGCATCGGGATAGCGCTCGATCATCCCGCCACTATCCTCGACGCACGAGGGAGCAGCGAACTTGCTGTATACGGAGGCGACGATGATACCCGGCATCGTGTCGGGGAGGCCGCCCGGGCGACGAGGGGTCACTTCTCGCTGCCGGGCGGTGCGGAGATAACGGTGCATGATACGGCCCGGCAGCACGTCGGCCTCGGCAGCGGGACGGCGCTTGCCCTTGGTGCGGGAACAGCCCTCTGCAGACTCTACGACCGGGAAGCCGCAGCCCGCGACCTTGCGAAAGTCGTCGGGCGCGGCGGAACCTCCGGCATCGGCACGGCGGTCTTCGAGCAGGGCGGTTTTGTCCTCGACGGCGGACACCGGTTCGGGCAGCCCGGCGGGAAAGTGGATTTCCGGCCGTCCGCCGCATCCCGCGGGGTTGAGCCCCCGCCCGTCATCGCCCGGCACCCGTTTCCCGAAGACTGGCAGATTCTGCTGGTCACACCGAACGGCGGCGCCGGCGTGCATGGGACGACCGAGCTCGATCTCTTCCGGACGCACTGCCCCGTGCCCCTCGGCGAGGTGCGGGAACTCTGCCACGAAGTGCTGATGCGGCTGATCCCGGGGCTGATCGAGCACGACCTGGACGCTTTCGGCACCGCCGTAAACCGGATCCAGCACCTGGGTTTTAAGAAAGTGGAACTCACCGTGCAGCCGCCGGTTGTCCCGTCGCTTCTAGAGGCGCTGACCGACGCGGGTGCCGCAGGAGCGGGCTTAAGCTCGTTCGGCCCGACGGTCTATGCCATCGGCGACTCCGGTATGGACGACGTCATCAGGGCGGCGAGAGATGTGCTCGGCGATCCCGGGGGATCCATCGTCCTTACGAAGGCCAGAAATACCGGGGCGGACGTAACGGTGATATGA
- a CDS encoding methanogenesis marker 12 protein, with product MYIGIDHGTTAMRFASEEAEFKISRENARTFTIRDLERLCPLGEIDGVAVCYSMGDGISAITDIRKVENRGIVSREGAGKHIGGGTRVYDEIARSGLPAVVVPGLHRGSPTDPRFKAYSHQASPEKIGIVYAVARDLGGDLVVCDTSSNTVTLLVTGGLLTGAFDACIFAPGTQHGALDVDAIRKVDRGEWTANEAFLSAGVDYSVPEEHRVAALTMFAAMECAAMLLLNPDAKVALAGSMGPVLAAGVEGLLGRPVAVYDEWCAARGLVRIARDVFTGKREILGLAVDL from the coding sequence ATGTATATCGGGATTGATCACGGGACGACAGCCATGCGTTTTGCATCCGAAGAGGCGGAGTTCAAGATATCACGCGAGAATGCCCGTACGTTCACTATTCGGGATCTCGAGCGGCTCTGCCCCCTTGGAGAGATCGACGGGGTCGCCGTCTGTTACTCGATGGGCGACGGTATCAGCGCGATCACCGATATCCGAAAGGTTGAGAACCGCGGCATCGTCAGCCGCGAAGGGGCGGGCAAGCATATCGGCGGAGGCACCCGGGTCTACGATGAGATAGCCCGGTCGGGTCTGCCGGCGGTCGTCGTCCCGGGGTTGCACCGCGGGTCGCCGACCGATCCTCGCTTCAAGGCCTACTCGCACCAGGCGAGCCCCGAGAAGATCGGTATCGTCTACGCGGTCGCACGCGACCTTGGCGGGGATCTTGTGGTCTGCGATACGAGTTCCAACACTGTTACGCTTCTCGTTACGGGCGGCCTTTTAACGGGCGCGTTCGACGCCTGCATCTTCGCGCCCGGAACGCAGCACGGGGCTCTCGACGTCGACGCTATCCGGAAAGTCGACCGGGGTGAGTGGACCGCGAACGAGGCGTTTCTGAGCGCCGGGGTGGACTACTCGGTGCCGGAGGAGCACCGGGTGGCGGCACTTACCATGTTCGCGGCGATGGAGTGTGCTGCGATGCTGCTCCTGAATCCCGACGCGAAGGTCGCGCTCGCCGGTTCCATGGGGCCGGTGCTCGCCGCCGGTGTCGAAGGCCTGCTCGGGCGTCCCGTGGCCGTCTACGACGAGTGGTGTGCGGCACGAGGGCTTGTGCGGATTGCCCGCGACGTTTTTACCGGGAAGCGCGAGATCCTTGGTCTTGCAGTCGATCTTTGA
- a CDS encoding cofactor-independent phosphoglycerate mutase: MKYIVILGDGMADEPLEELGGVTPLEYARTPNMDWIAREGRCGLLQTVPDAFEPGSDIANLSILGYDPAESYTGRGALEAASMGVDLAEDDVAYRCNLVTIEGGVMEDFNAGHISSGEGAQLLRDLDAVLGEVRFYPGISYRNLMVVPGGEGAATTPPHDIVGQPIEPYLPKGADAGILLRCMEASRAVFADHPANRLRVQAGKLPATQIWPWSGGKRPYLPQFQDKYGLAGGMISAVDLLGGIARLAGMEVITVPGATGYLDTDYEAKARYAAEALGRLDFVYMHVEAPDEAGHMGSVEEKVRAIERLDEVIGLILDVPNLVVAVLPDHPTPIRTRTHSRDPVPFAVLGKGTDGCRAFTEREAASGSYGLVQAVDFLEMLFSR; encoded by the coding sequence ATGAAGTATATCGTCATCCTCGGCGACGGTATGGCCGACGAGCCGCTCGAGGAACTCGGCGGGGTGACCCCACTCGAATACGCCCGCACGCCGAATATGGATTGGATAGCCAGAGAGGGACGATGCGGCCTTCTGCAGACGGTGCCCGATGCGTTCGAGCCCGGGAGCGATATCGCCAACCTCTCAATCCTCGGGTATGACCCGGCAGAGTCGTACACCGGCCGGGGAGCGCTCGAGGCGGCAAGTATGGGCGTCGATCTTGCCGAGGACGACGTCGCCTACCGGTGCAACCTGGTCACGATCGAAGGCGGCGTGATGGAGGACTTCAACGCCGGGCATATATCGAGCGGCGAAGGTGCACAGCTCCTCCGGGACCTCGATGCCGTACTCGGAGAGGTTCGGTTTTACCCCGGTATCAGCTACCGGAACCTGATGGTGGTGCCGGGCGGAGAGGGCGCCGCCACCACACCGCCCCATGATATCGTCGGCCAGCCGATCGAACCCTACCTCCCGAAGGGAGCAGATGCAGGAATCCTCCTCCGGTGCATGGAGGCGAGCAGGGCGGTCTTTGCCGATCACCCGGCGAACAGGCTCCGGGTGCAGGCGGGGAAACTGCCCGCGACCCAGATCTGGCCGTGGAGCGGCGGGAAGAGACCCTACCTCCCCCAATTCCAGGACAAGTACGGTCTTGCCGGCGGGATGATCTCGGCGGTCGATCTTCTCGGCGGCATTGCACGGCTCGCCGGGATGGAGGTGATCACCGTCCCCGGCGCCACGGGATACCTCGACACCGACTACGAGGCCAAGGCACGCTACGCCGCCGAAGCTCTCGGCCGCCTCGACTTCGTCTACATGCACGTCGAGGCTCCGGACGAGGCAGGCCATATGGGGAGCGTCGAAGAGAAGGTGCGGGCGATCGAGCGGCTCGACGAGGTCATCGGGCTGATCCTCGACGTCCCCAACCTCGTGGTTGCGGTGCTCCCCGACCACCCGACGCCGATCCGCACGAGGACGCACAGCCGCGATCCCGTGCCGTTCGCCGTCCTCGGGAAGGGAACCGATGGCTGCCGCGCCTTCACCGAGAGAGAAGCGGCATCGGGATCGTACGGCCTTGTGCAGGCTGTGGACTTCCTTGAGATGCTCTTCTCGAGATAA
- a CDS encoding pyruvate ferredoxin oxidoreductase subunit gamma encodes MRELRIHGRGGQGSVTAAELIAVAAFESGVYAQAFPAFGVERRGAPVQAFVRFSDKKIRLRSQVYEPDYVIVQDSTLIKDVNVFQGLKDGGIAIINTERAPDGGLPEGVKVLTIDATSIALEVLGVPITNTTLMGAFAAATGEIELGALENALRHRFAGSMADKNVLAARRAYEQTGGVL; translated from the coding sequence TTGAGAGAGTTACGTATCCATGGAAGAGGTGGTCAGGGCTCTGTCACTGCGGCCGAGCTGATTGCGGTCGCCGCATTCGAGAGCGGCGTGTATGCACAGGCGTTTCCCGCCTTCGGCGTGGAGCGGCGCGGTGCACCCGTTCAGGCCTTCGTCCGTTTCAGCGACAAGAAGATCCGGCTCCGCAGCCAGGTCTACGAACCTGACTACGTCATCGTGCAGGACAGCACCCTGATCAAGGACGTGAACGTCTTTCAGGGGCTGAAAGATGGCGGCATTGCCATCATCAACACCGAAAGGGCTCCCGATGGCGGCCTTCCGGAGGGGGTTAAGGTGCTGACCATCGATGCGACATCCATTGCGCTCGAGGTGCTCGGCGTACCTATTACCAACACCACCCTGATGGGTGCCTTCGCCGCCGCTACCGGAGAGATCGAACTCGGGGCGCTTGAGAATGCGCTGCGGCACCGCTTTGCAGGCAGCATGGCGGATAAGAACGTCCTCGCTGCCCGGCGTGCGTACGAGCAGACCGGAGGTGTTCTCTGA
- a CDS encoding right-handed parallel beta-helix repeat-containing protein has product MHAKKVVLIALILIGAVLVVQSALTLATATSRAAAPESAFVSADQEKAFGAESNPTSNPIGGGDGYGEIITPIDPQVNSTVTTRDELLTALRNADSGDVIYIDGNAVIDLTDTPTVTIPSGVTLASNRGAENGAGSTIYSFTIEEPGEYTLWGLVSAPDENDNSFWVRMNSEETRRWDMEPGFDWHWIREGTHNLSAGQQTLTVQWREDGAKLDQILITAVPTYVPETNVETQNEAGDIRIEAESGTLSPPMEREPDPTASGGAYITVPEGTGMGDPPISPGGRISVEAADPQHPVALIAGGEQVRITGLRIEGPDTTIEGIGHPAYGIYSAYRNLEVDNCELFSWSGAAISIYRTAGVSDMKTGGYVHHNYIHHCQMSGLGYGVEVGQGGVCLIEANTFDYCRHAIAGTGHVDNGYEVRYNLFGPNFPASNNAHVVDMHGIATASGNVAGNKLIIHNNTFKAISTTSYCIAVRGIPKSGAYIDYNWIEYTGAPIGRTGVTSDQINTRMYIGANKGPSGEILTTLQQRIISTSLV; this is encoded by the coding sequence GTGCATGCAAAAAAAGTAGTACTTATTGCTCTGATCCTGATCGGCGCAGTTCTGGTCGTCCAATCTGCACTGACTCTCGCTACAGCAACTTCTAGAGCAGCTGCCCCGGAGTCGGCATTCGTATCGGCCGATCAGGAGAAGGCCTTCGGTGCCGAATCGAACCCAACCAGCAACCCCATCGGCGGGGGCGATGGCTACGGCGAGATCATCACACCGATAGACCCACAGGTGAACTCTACCGTCACGACCCGGGACGAGCTCCTGACCGCTCTCAGGAATGCAGATAGCGGAGATGTAATATACATCGATGGAAACGCCGTGATCGATCTTACGGATACACCGACGGTGACCATTCCCTCCGGTGTGACCCTTGCAAGCAACCGGGGAGCGGAAAACGGAGCAGGATCGACAATATACTCGTTCACCATCGAGGAACCGGGGGAGTATACCCTCTGGGGTCTTGTATCTGCGCCTGATGAGAACGATAACTCGTTCTGGGTACGGATGAACAGCGAGGAGACACGGCGGTGGGACATGGAACCGGGTTTTGACTGGCACTGGATCAGGGAGGGAACCCACAACCTCTCCGCAGGACAGCAGACCCTGACCGTCCAGTGGCGGGAGGACGGCGCGAAGCTCGACCAGATCCTTATCACAGCCGTACCAACATATGTCCCGGAGACGAACGTCGAAACGCAGAATGAAGCGGGAGATATCCGGATAGAGGCAGAATCAGGAACACTCTCACCCCCTATGGAGAGAGAACCGGATCCCACGGCATCGGGCGGAGCATACATTACGGTTCCCGAAGGTACCGGCATGGGTGATCCCCCGATCTCTCCGGGCGGAAGAATCTCCGTGGAGGCGGCGGATCCACAGCACCCGGTCGCACTTATTGCAGGAGGAGAACAGGTGCGGATCACCGGCCTCCGTATCGAGGGGCCGGATACGACAATCGAAGGCATAGGGCACCCGGCTTACGGAATTTACTCCGCATATCGGAACCTTGAGGTGGACAACTGTGAGCTCTTCAGCTGGAGCGGCGCTGCAATCAGCATCTACCGCACAGCAGGGGTCTCCGACATGAAGACCGGCGGCTACGTCCACCACAACTACATCCACCACTGTCAGATGAGCGGTCTCGGCTACGGTGTCGAGGTCGGACAGGGCGGCGTCTGCCTGATCGAGGCGAACACGTTCGACTACTGCCGCCACGCGATCGCCGGCACCGGGCATGTCGACAACGGGTATGAAGTGCGCTACAACCTCTTCGGCCCGAACTTTCCTGCGAGCAACAACGCTCACGTCGTGGATATGCACGGCATAGCCACCGCGTCCGGGAACGTCGCCGGTAACAAGCTGATCATTCACAATAATACGTTTAAAGCCATCAGCACGACCAGTTACTGCATCGCCGTTCGCGGGATCCCGAAGAGCGGTGCATACATCGATTACAACTGGATCGAGTACACCGGCGCTCCGATCGGGCGCACCGGCGTTACAAGCGACCAGATCAACACCCGTATGTACATCGGAGCGAACAAAGGCCCTTCCGGAGAGATCCTGACAACTCTCCAGCAGAGGATCATCTCGACGAGCCTCGTGTAA
- a CDS encoding COG2426 family protein: MDIASALFLMIASALPFVEARYAIPPAILSGQFTAPEAFLLGFVGNVIPVIVVLLLLEPVSIFLSTHSRHFERFFTWLFDRTRKHSERFEKWGALALMPFVAVPLPVTGAWTACAAAFVFGIRFRYALPTIAAGILIAALITTLATVGIIGGLA, translated from the coding sequence ATGGATATTGCTTCAGCACTATTCCTGATGATTGCAAGCGCTCTGCCCTTCGTCGAGGCGCGCTACGCGATCCCCCCGGCCATACTCTCCGGCCAGTTCACCGCACCGGAGGCGTTCCTCCTCGGGTTCGTCGGCAACGTCATCCCGGTGATCGTCGTGCTGCTTCTGCTCGAACCGGTCTCGATCTTTCTCTCCACGCACTCACGGCACTTTGAGCGGTTCTTCACCTGGCTCTTTGACCGGACCAGGAAACACAGCGAGCGGTTCGAGAAGTGGGGCGCTCTCGCCCTGATGCCGTTCGTGGCAGTGCCCCTCCCGGTGACCGGGGCGTGGACCGCCTGTGCTGCGGCCTTCGTCTTCGGGATACGCTTCCGCTATGCGCTCCCCACCATCGCCGCAGGCATTCTGATCGCCGCACTGATAACCACTCTCGCAACCGTCGGGATCATCGGAGGGCTGGCATGA
- the hxlB gene encoding 6-phospho-3-hexuloisomerase, with amino-acid sequence MPVDCYSILDLMLHAASRVEETARAISQDEAAQFLDEILSASRIYVVGAGRSGLVGRAFGMRLMHLGFESYVVGETITPAFGKGDLLVAFSGSGETKSVVETCEIARDLGGRIALITATPDSSIGLIADVTVTLGNHELLRPDVPTDFEVRQLTGQYRSASTEITPAETIFETAALIFSDAIIAALMEVRHCSLDEIRGRWANVQ; translated from the coding sequence ATGCCGGTTGACTGCTACAGTATTCTGGATCTCATGCTTCATGCGGCATCGCGGGTGGAAGAAACCGCCCGGGCCATCAGTCAGGACGAGGCGGCACAGTTCCTTGATGAGATCCTCTCCGCGAGCAGGATTTATGTCGTCGGTGCGGGCAGATCCGGGCTGGTGGGGAGAGCCTTCGGCATGAGGCTCATGCACCTCGGGTTCGAGTCTTATGTCGTCGGGGAGACGATCACCCCCGCATTCGGGAAGGGCGACCTGCTGGTAGCCTTCTCGGGCTCCGGTGAGACCAAATCCGTTGTGGAGACCTGTGAGATCGCCCGCGATCTTGGGGGGCGGATCGCACTTATCACCGCGACGCCGGACTCGTCGATCGGTCTGATCGCCGATGTCACGGTGACCCTCGGGAACCATGAGCTCCTGCGGCCGGACGTCCCGACCGACTTTGAGGTCCGCCAGCTCACGGGGCAGTACCGCTCTGCCTCCACTGAGATAACCCCGGCCGAGACCATCTTTGAGACTGCCGCCCTCATCTTTTCCGACGCCATTATAGCCGCCCTGATGGAGGTGCGGCACTGCTCGCTCGATGAGATCAGGGGGCGGTGGGCGAACGTGCAGTAA
- a CDS encoding carbohydrate-binding protein, whose amino-acid sequence MRTTLLTALILCTAFALVSPALAAESQAVSSDAYDITVYIDGTMIVAEDSNGQVISNGTAGTDDDRVVQTALKAVSNGIVLLQPGAYTLKAPVEVKVSNPEPAGLTISSTPSGAGIYLDGADTGKVTPYTLTGIAPGAHEVYVTLPDYATPTAKTVTALAGETVTTSFTLSPEGSSDTQKPYKAHAIPGRVNFVDFDYGEEGVAYHDTVAGNQGGYTYRTDNTDVDIGERTGLDVPVIAYTYPGEWIEFSEVTVATTGTYAATFYTSTTASDRSFSVRVDGEKIATVNAPNTGSWYTFNPTTVQIPLTSGKHTMQISMDTGSVDLAYVVFATAATPTPTPTPTPTPTPTVTPTPIPVPTQEPYKAHAIPGRVNFVDFDLGGEGLAYHDTVAGNQGGYTYRTDNTDVDIGERTGLDVPVIAYTYPGEWIEFSEVTVATTGTYAATFYTSTTESAKTFSVLVDGKKVATVNVPNTGSWYTFNPTTVQIPLTSGKHTMQISMDTGSVDLAYVVFATAATPTPTPTPTVTPTPTKTPTPTPTPAQDVYGANANPTGNPIGGGSGYKNMVSRNDADFIVDTKSELLSALQSAGSGDIIYVEGNANIDMSGSFSVQVPAGVTIASNRGENGAAGGRIYQSDKSGSGPDWYTTLFKVTGQNVRITGLRIQGPDNSMSSPQRFGIFASARNLEVDNCEIFGWGYAGVAIFGTAGVTDMKTGGYIHHNNIHHCQLSGLGYGVEVGQGGVCLIEANTFDYCRHAIAGTGDVDNGYEVRYNLFGPNFPASNNAHVVDMHGIATSSGNVAGDRLVIHHNTFEAISTTDYCIAVRGIPKTGAYIDYNWIKYTGAPIGRTGVTSSQINTRMYIGLNKGPSGEILTTLQQRIISTSLS is encoded by the coding sequence ATGAGAACAACCCTACTTACGGCTTTGATCCTGTGCACGGCTTTTGCACTGGTTTCACCGGCACTGGCTGCAGAAAGCCAGGCGGTGTCTTCAGATGCCTACGACATCACTGTGTACATCGACGGCACGATGATCGTTGCGGAAGACAGCAACGGCCAGGTGATCAGCAACGGAACAGCTGGAACAGATGACGACAGAGTCGTTCAAACTGCACTGAAAGCTGTCAGCAATGGCATCGTACTCCTTCAACCCGGAGCCTACACCTTGAAGGCTCCCGTCGAGGTAAAGGTCTCCAATCCCGAGCCAGCCGGCCTGACCATCTCATCGACACCGTCAGGGGCCGGAATCTATCTGGACGGGGCAGACACCGGGAAAGTAACACCATATACGCTCACCGGGATCGCACCCGGAGCTCATGAAGTATATGTCACGCTCCCAGACTACGCCACACCGACCGCAAAGACGGTCACGGCACTCGCCGGAGAGACCGTTACCACCAGTTTCACCTTAAGTCCGGAGGGATCCTCCGATACGCAGAAACCCTACAAGGCACACGCTATCCCCGGCCGGGTCAACTTCGTTGATTTCGACTACGGTGAAGAAGGCGTTGCCTACCACGATACCGTGGCAGGCAACCAGGGCGGCTACACGTACCGCACCGACAACACCGACGTGGACATCGGCGAGCGAACCGGCCTTGACGTCCCGGTTATTGCCTACACCTATCCGGGAGAATGGATCGAGTTCTCCGAGGTAACGGTAGCCACGACGGGCACCTATGCTGCCACGTTCTACACGAGCACCACCGCAAGCGACAGGTCTTTCTCGGTCCGGGTAGACGGGGAGAAAATCGCGACCGTCAACGCGCCGAACACCGGCAGCTGGTATACGTTCAACCCGACCACCGTGCAGATTCCGCTCACCAGCGGGAAGCACACCATGCAGATCAGCATGGACACCGGGTCGGTTGACCTGGCGTACGTCGTGTTCGCAACAGCGGCAACACCGACGCCCACGCCCACGCCCACGCCGACACCGACACCCACCGTGACGCCGACGCCGATCCCGGTGCCGACGCAGGAGCCGTATAAGGCACACGCCATCCCCGGCCGGGTCAACTTCGTTGACTTCGACCTCGGCGGAGAAGGGCTCGCCTACCACGATACCGTGGCAGGCAACCAGGGCGGCTACACGTACCGCACCGACAACACCGACGTGGACATCGGCGAGCGAACCGGCCTTGACGTCCCGGTTATTGCCTACACCTATCCGGGAGAATGGATCGAGTTCTCCGAGGTAACGGTAGCCACGACGGGCACCTATGCTGCCACGTTCTACACGAGCACCACCGAGAGCGCCAAAACCTTCTCGGTTCTGGTGGACGGGAAGAAGGTCGCGACCGTCAACGTGCCGAACACCGGCAGCTGGTATACGTTCAACCCGACCACCGTGCAGATTCCGCTCACCAGCGGGAAGCACACCATGCAGATCAGCATGGACACCGGGTCGGTTGACCTGGCGTACGTCGTGTTCGCAACAGCGGCAACACCGACGCCGACACCGACCCCCACCGTGACACCGACGCCCACAAAGACACCAACCCCAACGCCCACCCCCGCCCAGGATGTGTACGGGGCGAATGCCAATCCGACCGGCAATCCCATCGGCGGAGGCAGCGGGTATAAGAACATGGTCAGCCGGAACGACGCAGATTTCATCGTCGATACGAAGAGCGAGCTGCTCTCAGCTCTGCAGAGTGCAGGATCCGGCGATATCATCTATGTCGAAGGAAACGCAAACATCGACATGAGTGGCTCTTTCAGCGTCCAGGTGCCTGCCGGCGTTACCATCGCGAGTAACCGGGGCGAGAATGGGGCAGCAGGCGGACGGATCTACCAGAGCGACAAGTCCGGCAGCGGGCCTGACTGGTATACCACCCTGTTCAAGGTAACCGGACAGAACGTGAGGATCACCGGTCTACGGATTCAGGGACCCGACAACAGCATGTCAAGCCCGCAGAGATTCGGAATCTTCGCCTCCGCTCGGAATCTTGAGGTGGACAACTGTGAGATATTTGGCTGGGGCTATGCAGGAGTCGCCATCTTCGGGACAGCAGGGGTAACCGACATGAAGACCGGCGGGTACATCCACCACAACAACATCCACCACTGCCAGCTGAGCGGTCTCGGCTACGGCGTAGAGGTTGGACAGGGTGGTGTCTGCCTGATCGAGGCGAACACGTTCGATTACTGCCGGCACGCGATCGCCGGAACAGGAGACGTCGACAACGGGTATGAAGTGCGCTACAACCTCTTCGGCCCGAACTTTCCTGCGAGCAACAACGCTCACGTCGTGGACATGCACGGCATAGCCACCTCGTCCGGGAACGTCGCCGGCGACAGACTGGTCATTCATCACAACACGTTTGAAGCGATCAGCACGACCGACTATTGCATCGCCGTTCGCGGGATCCCCAAGACCGGCGCATACATCGATTACAACTGGATCAAGTATACCGGCGCTCCCATCGGGCGGACCGGCGTTACAAGCAGCCAGATCAACACCCGCATGTATATCGGGCTGAACAAAGGCCCTTCCGGAGAGATCCTGACGACCCTTCAGCAGAGGATCATCTCGACGAGCCTTTCATGA
- a CDS encoding NAD-dependent epimerase/dehydratase family protein: protein MFCIVTGGAGFIGSHLVDYLAARGDEVLVIDDCSAGSRNNLADHLAGERIELYEENLLRDGWQQHLAGADRVYHMAADPDVRQSALTPDTQVNNNILATYRVLEAMRACGVPELVFTSTSTVYGEAAIIPTPETYSPLEPISVYGASKLACEALISSYCHSFGMHAWVYRFANIIGERSGHGVIWDFIRKLRANPQELEILGDGRQTKSYLDVGECIRALEFGVAHSKSPVNTFNIGSEDWIDVVTIADIVAREMNLSDVQYRFTGGSRGWVGDVPRMQLAIDKLKGLGWEPEITSRESVRRAVRAMLV from the coding sequence ATGTTCTGTATCGTGACCGGCGGTGCCGGGTTCATCGGTTCGCACCTCGTAGACTATCTGGCGGCTCGGGGAGACGAAGTTCTGGTTATCGACGACTGCAGTGCCGGAAGCCGGAACAACCTTGCGGACCACCTTGCAGGCGAACGGATAGAGCTCTATGAAGAGAACCTCCTCCGGGACGGGTGGCAGCAGCACCTTGCCGGAGCCGACCGGGTCTACCACATGGCTGCAGACCCCGACGTCCGGCAGAGCGCTCTTACGCCGGATACGCAGGTGAACAACAACATTCTCGCTACCTACCGGGTGCTCGAAGCGATGCGGGCATGCGGGGTGCCGGAACTCGTCTTCACCTCGACCTCGACCGTCTACGGAGAGGCCGCCATCATCCCGACACCCGAGACGTACTCGCCGCTTGAACCGATCTCGGTCTACGGGGCGAGCAAGCTTGCGTGCGAAGCGCTTATCTCATCCTACTGTCACTCCTTCGGGATGCACGCATGGGTCTACCGGTTTGCCAATATCATCGGGGAGCGGAGCGGTCACGGGGTCATCTGGGACTTTATCAGAAAGCTGCGGGCGAACCCACAGGAACTCGAGATCCTCGGCGACGGACGGCAGACGAAGTCCTACCTCGACGTCGGCGAATGCATCCGGGCACTGGAATTCGGGGTCGCGCATTCAAAAAGTCCGGTCAATACGTTCAATATCGGATCCGAAGACTGGATCGATGTCGTGACAATAGCCGATATCGTCGCCCGAGAGATGAATCTCTCCGACGTGCAGTACCGGTTCACCGGCGGCAGCCGGGGCTGGGTCGGCGACGTCCCGAGGATGCAGCTTGCGATCGATAAACTGAAGGGACTCGGCTGGGAGCCGGAGATCACGTCACGGGAGAGCGTGCGCCGGGCCGTTCGCGCCATGCTCGTGTAG